TGCAGGGGAGCCGCGAGGTCGAGGCGCTGAACCGCGAGCCGTTTCCGTTCGAGCCGTCCGAAATCGATGCCGTGGTGCTCAGCCACGGCCATATCGATCACTCGGGTCGCCTACCACTGCTCGTCAATCGTGGCTTTCGTGGGCCGATCTACACCCATCACGGCACCATCGAGCTGTGCGAGATTCTGCTTCGGGACTCGGCGACGCTGTCCGAAAACGATGCCCGTTTCATGCGAAAGCACGGTCAGCGCGACGACGAGCCGCTCTACACGGTCGATGACGCCCAGCGCTGCGTCAGGCAGATGGAGGGCGTCAGGTACGGCGAGCGGCGCGAGGTTCTGCCCGGCATCGCCGTGACGCTGCTCGATGCGGGGCACATCCTCGCCTCAGCGTTCGTCAAGCTTGAAATCACGGAGGGCGACGCCACCCGTACACTCGTTTTCAGCGGTGACCTCGGGCAGTACGATTCGCCGATTCTGAACAATCCCGACGCCATCGCCTACGCGGACGTAGTGCTCGTCGAGAGCACCTACGGCGACCGATTGCACCGCAATTTTGACAGCACCGTGAAGGAGATCGGCGAGATCATCGAAACCTCGCGGCGCGACTGCGGCAACATTCTGATTCCCGCCTTTTCGATTGGCCGCAGCCAAGAGCTGCTCTACCTTTTCGGCGAGCACTACCGCGAGTGGGAGCTGGAGCAATGGCAGGTGTTCCTCGATAGCCCGATGGCCATCGAAGCAAGCCGTATCTACTGGCTGCACGAGGAGTTATGGGACGCCGAGGCCCGCCTGTTCCGCCGTCACATGCGCGGTATGCCGCCCGTCGGCAACCTGCACCTGACCCGCAGGGTGGAGGAGTCGATGAAGATCAACGAACTCCGCGAGGGCGCGATCATCATCGCCGGAAGCGGCATGTGCAACGGCGGGCGCATCGTGCACCACCTGAAGCGCAACATCGAGCGGCCCGAGTGCCACATCATCATCACCGGCTTCCAGGCGGAAGGGACGCTTGGTCGGGAGATCGTGGAAGGACGCAAGGAGGTTCGGCTACACGGGCGGAGCTACCGGGTTCGCGCACAACTGCACACCATCGGCGGCCTGTCGGCGCATGGCGACCGCAGCGATCTGTTGCGCTGGTTGAAGAGCCGGGAGGGTTCTCCGCAGGTGATGATTGTGCATGGCGAGGAGGGCGTGAAGGAGTCGTTCAAAGGCTTTCTGCGCGATGAACTTTCGGTCGAAGCGCTCATCCCGAAACCCGGCGACCGGCTCGACCTCGTATCGAACGAACTCTATCGGGTTGAATCTGAATAATGTTCAAAATGCTCATGACGATTACGACCATTAAAGAACTCATTCCTGTCTTGCAAACAGCCATCGGCCCGGTTATTCTCATCTCAGGTATTGGCCTGCTTCTTCTTACCATGACCAACCGCTTGTCGAGAGTCATCGACCGTTCGCGGGAGCTGCTTGACGAGGCCGACAAGCTTTTCGGCGTTGACCGCGCCCGCATCGACCGCGAGATCGACGTGCTCTGGCGACGCGCTCGTTATGTGCGGAGCGCGATCATGCTTGCCGTGGCAAGCTGCCTGGGCGCGGCCACGCTCATTATTTTGCTGTTCCTGACCAGCCTGTTGCAGATCGATGTGCCGCTGCTGGCCTCGATAGTCTTCATCGTCAGCATGGTCAGCCTGATCGGTTCGCTTATCTTTTTCCTTTTTGACGTCAACCTCACGCTTTCAGCGTTGCACATCGAGTTCGAGGGGCACAGGAAGAAGAGTTGAGCATTATAAATGATGAATGGAAGAGGGGGAATATCTCGCTCTTCCATTCATTTTTTTCGTCCACACCGTCACTTGCCCCTCTTTTTGTACGTTCCAATCAGCACGGTTTCGCCGAGAATATGGCCTTGCATGGCAGCTTCCACGTCGGCTTTGAGTGGGGAGAGCAGGTCGTCAATGACGGTGTCGAGCGCGTAGAGCTTGAAGAAGTAGCGGTGTGTGCCGATGGGCGGGCAGGGGCCGCCGTAGCCGCCACGGTTCCAGCTGTTGAATCCTTCCTGCATTTCGGTCTCGGCGGGGTGGTTTCCGGCTCCTTCGGCGAATCCTGTTTTTCCCGGTGGAATGTTGTAGAGCACCCAGTGTACCCAGGTGAATTTCGGGGCTGCCGGGTCTGGTGCGTCGGGATCGTCCACGATGAGCACGAGGCTTTTCGTGCCTTTGGGGATGTTTTTCCAGGTTAGCGGCGGCGAGATGTTTTTGCCTTCGCAGGTGTAGAGCGCCGGGATCGCGCCCATGTTCCGGAATGCCGTTGAGGTCAGTTCAAAAGTCATGGCTTCTCCTTTCTGGCCAGCCCGGAGCATGACGGGCATGAGCATCAGCAGTGCAACAAGCGCAGCCAGAGGGTTTTGGATTGATCGTGACATCATGATAACGAGTGGTTGAGGTGCTTCAGGGATGTTTCGCTGGAACGCTTACCTGCGGCTATTGGTTCTCTGTTTTCCCCGGTGAAAACGATGAATGAAACCAACGGAGGCGAGATGGAGAGGTCGGCAATCAGGCAGATTTCCGGTTGGCTTTGGGAGATTCCGCGTTCGTACCGCAGCGACATGCGGGTGCCCGCGCGTTTTTACGCATCCGAAGCGATGCTGGAGCAGATTCTCGCCGATCGTTCGCTGGAGCAGCTCGTCAACGTCGCCACGCTGCCGGGTATTGTCGGTTTTGCGCTGGCGATGCCTGACATTCACGAGGGTTACGGCTTTCCGATTGGCGGCGTGGCGGCGTTTGACCCCGATGCGGGCATCATTTCGCCCGGCGGTATCGGCTACGACATCAACTGCGGCGTGCGTCTCTTGGCAACCAGCCAGCCTTTCGAGAGTGTTCGCGAGAAGATTCCCGATCTCGTCAAAGAGATCTACCGGCAGGTTCCCTCCGGCGTCGGGCATGGAAACCGGATCACCTTTTCATCGAAACAGCTTGAGCAGATTCTTCGTGATGGTGCGCCCCGCATGGTGGCGTTTGGTTACGGAGAACCGGAAGACCTTGGCCATATCGAGTCCGGAGGCGTGATCGATGTGGCCGATCCGTCGAAGGTTTCACAGTACGCGAAGCAGCGGGGTGGCGATCAGCTCGGCACGCTCGGCACGGGCAACCATTTCGTGGAGATCGATCGGATCGATGCCATTTTCGATCAGGAGGCCGCCGTGCGCATGGGCTTGTTCGAGGGGCAGATCGTCATTCAGCTCCACACCGGTTCGCGCGGTCTCGGCCACCAGATCGCCACCGATTACATCCGTGTCATGAACCGCGCCATGCCGAAATACGGCATCGAGGTGCCCGATCGGGAGCTTGCCTGTGCGCCGTTCTGCTCGCCGGAGGGGCAGGAGTACTTCAGCGCCATGTCGGCGGGCGCGAACTTCGCGTGGGCGAACCGCCAGCTCATCACCTGGGAGATTCGGCAGGCGTGGCGCGCGGTCGTCGGCGACGATCCGTTGCGCGTGGTTTATGACGTGGCGCACAACATCGCCAAGGTCGAGACGCACGAAATCGACGGCCATCGCCGCCAGCTCCTCGTGCACCGCAAGGGCGCGACCCGCGCGTTTGTCGGCCAGCCGGTGATCATTCCCGGCAGCATGGGCACGGCCTCGTTCGTGTTGGAAGGCGGGCTGGCCTCGATGCACGAAAGCTTCGGTTCGTCATGCCATGGTGCAGGCCGCCGCATGTCGCGGACGAAAGCCAAGCACATGGTGCAGGGCAGCCAGCTCAGGCAGGAACTCGAAGCGATCGGCGTCTCCGTGCAGGCCGGTTCGATGCAGGGTCTCGCCGAGGAGGCTTCCGCCGCCTATAAGGATATCGGCGAAGTGGTCAGCACTGTCGTCTCGGCAGGCATCGCCCGAAAAGTGGTGAGGCTCGTACCGGTAGGGGTGATGAAAGGGTGAAGAGAATTAAGAAAGAGGGGGCACTGCTTGCCCTTCCTTTTCTCCGAATTTATTATCCCCGCGGGTGGAATGTTTTGTGCACTTCCTTGATGAACGAGCGGTCGATGTGGGTGTAGATCTGGGTGGCGATGATGGAGCTGTGGCCGAGCATCTCCTGCACAACGCGCAGGTCTGCGCCGCCTTCGAGCAGGTGGGTGGCGAAGGAGTGGCGGAAGGTGTGCGGGCTGATCGGTTTTTCAATACCTGCGATGACTGCGTGCTCACGCACGATGTTCCACGCAGCCATGCGCGAGAGCGGGCCGCCTCGCGAGTTCAGGAAAATAGTGTCGTGCGAGGTTGCGCTCATCATGCCGGGGCGCAGCTCGTCGAGGTAGCGTTTCATCCACGAGATGGCCGTCTGGCCGACGGGTACAAGCCGCTCTTTCGATCCTTTGCCGAAGACCCGCACGAAGCCGTCATCCATGTGCAGATTCAGTCGGCTGAGCCCCAGCAGTTCGCTGACGCGGACTCCCGTGGCGTAGAGAAATTCGAGCATCGCCTTGTCGCGCAGCATGAAAGTGCTAGTCGGATGCCGCTTGAGCGGGGCGTCGAGCAGCGTAGCCATCTCCTCGATGGTCAGCACTGAGGGGAGGTAGCGGGCGAGTTTCGGCTGGTGGATGTTCTCGGCGGGGTTCATCGTCGCGAGCCGCTCAGTCAGCAGGAATTTGTGGAAGGAGCGGATAGCAGAGATGTTCCGGGCGATCGAACTCGCTTCGAGGCCGATCTCATGCAGCTCCTGAATGAATTTCCGGATGTCGCCCGGCGCGGCCTCTTCAGGTTTGACGCCGCACTCGTGCAGCCAGGCAAGGTAGCGGCCAAGGTCGTTCAGGTACGAGGCGCGCGTGTTGCCCGAAAAATTGCGTTCGAGGGTCAGGTAGTTCAGGAAGGTTTCGAGCGTTTTCCGCCACGGCTCCTCGCGTTCTGGCATCTTTACCCCTCCGTTTTGCGGAACCGTGCGGCGAAGCCGCCGTCGAAGCCCTCGTGCGAACCGGGCAGCGTCAGTCGCGACGCTTCGGCGATGAACTCCGGGTGGCGTTTCAGGAACGCTTCGGTCTGAAGCTCGTTCTCCTCTGGCTCGACCGAGCAGGTGGCGTAGAGCAGCACGCCGCCGGGCCGGAGCAGCGAGGCGGCGCGGTCAAGCATCGCAGCTTGCAGCGCGGCAAGCTCCCGCAGCTTTTCGGGCGTCGTCCGCCAGCGAAGTTCGGCGCGGCGGCCCAAGACGCCGGTGCCGGTGCACGGCGCGTCGAGCAGGATGGTGTCCATCGCGCATCCCGGATCGAAAGTGAGCGCGTCGCCTTCGCGCGGTTCGATGATGGTGATGCCGAGTGCCGATGCGTTCGAGGCGATTCGCGCGACTTTTGCGGGGGTACGGTCGAGCGCGATGATGCGCCCGCGATTCTCCATCAGTTCGGCCATGAAGGTCGATTTGCCCCCCGGCGCGGCGCACATGTCGAACACCGTGCTGCCCGGCTCTGGTGCGGCCATGAGGCAGGCCTGCCCTTGCGCCGGATTCTGCACGCTGACGAGTCCCTCCTTGAGCAGCGGTTCGAGCAGGGCGAACTGCTTGGAGAAGAAGAATCGATCGAGTCCATCTGCGTCCGCAACTCGTTTTGCGTCCGAAAGTTCGGGCCTCGCCAGCAGCGTTTCGGGATTGGCCTTGAGCCGGTTGATTCGGTAGCCGGTAGCAGGCGGCAGATTGCCGTGCGCGAGCATCGCGAGCGTCGCGTCGGGGCCGTAGCGCATGAGCCAGCGGGCGGCGAGCCACTCCGGGAAGGAGTAGAGAATCGAGAGGCGTTTCGACTCCGGCATCTCAGCCGTCCATGCGTCAAGATCGATGGTCGCTTTCGAGATGTTGCGCAACAGACCGTTGACCAGCCTGGCCAGATGGTCGCCCTTGAATTTGCGGGCGAGCTTGACCGATTCGTTGACCGCCGCCGATTTTGGCACACGGTCGAGGCGCAGAAGCTGATAGACGCCGAGGCGCAGGATGTGCTTGAGTACGGTGGCGGCTTTGGCGTAGTCGTGCCGGTAGAATCGCGCGATGATGAAATCGCACTGAAGCCGGTACTTCAGCGTTCCAGCCACCAGCTCTTTTGCCAGCGCACGGTCATTCTTGCCGAGGCCGGCGTGTTCGTGCATCCGGTTGAGCAGCTCTTCGGATTTGCGCATACCGTCGAGTTCGAGCAAAACACGAAGGGCGAGTTCACGTGCGGTCATGGATAAGGAGGATGACGACTGTTTTTACTGAAAGCAGGTAGCAGCGTCTTGTAAAATAGTATCATCTGTCGTAGATTCCTGAAACTTGAACGTTCTTTTTCAGATTTCGAGCTATCATCCAGAAAGGCGGAGGGACTGGCCCTGCGAAGCCTTGGCAACCTTCATTCCACATGAGCGGTGCCAAATCCATCCCGGAGGAAATCCGGGAAAGATGATGTATGCATTCCTGCTGATTTCATACCTCACTTGATGCTTCCCGCACATACCTCCTGACCCCGACCGCGCACTACGGATCGAGCGCTTCAACCTTGTACCATTTGCCATGAGTGAGGATAACACCTTCCGGTTCGAGACCTTGCAGGTTCACGCCGGGCAGGAGCCTGATCCGGTGACCGGATCGCGCGCCGTGCCCATTTACCAGACCACCTCCTACGTGTTCGAGAACGCCGAGCACGGCGCTGACCTGTTCGCGCTTCGCAAGGCGGGCAATATCTACACGCGCCTGATGAACCCGACCACCGACGTGCTCGAAAAGCGCATGGCGGCGCTCGAAGGGGGCAAGGCGGCCCTCGGCGTGGCGAGCGGCCACTCGGCGCAGTTCATCGCTATTGCCACCATCTGCCAGGCTGGAGACAACATTGTGTCATCGAGCTATCTCTACGGCGGCACCTACAACCAGTTCAAGGTCGCCTTCAAGCGCCTCGGCATCGAGGTGAGGTTCGTGGATGGCAACGATCAGGAGGCGTTCCGCAAGGCTATCGACGAGAACACGAAAGCGCTCTACATGGAGTCGATCGGCAATCCGGCGTTCCATGTGCCCGATTTCGACGCTATCGCGAAGATTGCCCGTGAGAACGGCATTCCGCTGATCGTCGATAACACCTTTGGCTGCGCGGGCTATCTCTGCCGTCCCATTGATCACGGCGCGTCGATCGTGGTCGAGTCGGCCACCAAGTGGATCGGCGGGCACGGCACCTCGATGGGCGGCATCATCGTCGATGCCGGAACGTTCGACTGGGGCAACGGCAAGTTTCCGCTCTTTACCGAGCCATCGGAAGGCTATCACGGCCTGAAATTCTACGAAGCGGTCGGCGAGCTGGCCTTTATCATCCGGGCGCGGGTCGAGGGACTGCGGGATTTCGGCCCGGCGATCAGCCCGTT
The nucleotide sequence above comes from Chlorobaculum tepidum TLS. Encoded proteins:
- a CDS encoding YbhB/YbcL family Raf kinase inhibitor-like protein — protein: MTFELTSTAFRNMGAIPALYTCEGKNISPPLTWKNIPKGTKSLVLIVDDPDAPDPAAPKFTWVHWVLYNIPPGKTGFAEGAGNHPAETEMQEGFNSWNRGGYGGPCPPIGTHRYFFKLYALDTVIDDLLSPLKADVEAAMQGHILGETVLIGTYKKRGK
- a CDS encoding O-acetylhomoserine aminocarboxypropyltransferase/cysteine synthase family protein, producing MSEDNTFRFETLQVHAGQEPDPVTGSRAVPIYQTTSYVFENAEHGADLFALRKAGNIYTRLMNPTTDVLEKRMAALEGGKAALGVASGHSAQFIAIATICQAGDNIVSSSYLYGGTYNQFKVAFKRLGIEVRFVDGNDQEAFRKAIDENTKALYMESIGNPAFHVPDFDAIAKIARENGIPLIVDNTFGCAGYLCRPIDHGASIVVESATKWIGGHGTSMGGIIVDAGTFDWGNGKFPLFTEPSEGYHGLKFYEAVGELAFIIRARVEGLRDFGPAISPFNSFMLLQGLETLSLRVQRHLDNTLELARWLERHDAVAWVNYPGLESHPTHALAKKYLTHGFGCVLTFGVKGGYENAVKFIDSVKLASHLANVGDAKTLVIHPASTTHQQLSAEEQVSAGVTADMVRVSVGIEHIDDIKADFSQAFENLA
- a CDS encoding RtcB family protein, with product MERSAIRQISGWLWEIPRSYRSDMRVPARFYASEAMLEQILADRSLEQLVNVATLPGIVGFALAMPDIHEGYGFPIGGVAAFDPDAGIISPGGIGYDINCGVRLLATSQPFESVREKIPDLVKEIYRQVPSGVGHGNRITFSSKQLEQILRDGAPRMVAFGYGEPEDLGHIESGGVIDVADPSKVSQYAKQRGGDQLGTLGTGNHFVEIDRIDAIFDQEAAVRMGLFEGQIVIQLHTGSRGLGHQIATDYIRVMNRAMPKYGIEVPDRELACAPFCSPEGQEYFSAMSAGANFAWANRQLITWEIRQAWRAVVGDDPLRVVYDVAHNIAKVETHEIDGHRRQLLVHRKGATRAFVGQPVIIPGSMGTASFVLEGGLASMHESFGSSCHGAGRRMSRTKAKHMVQGSQLRQELEAIGVSVQAGSMQGLAEEASAAYKDIGEVVSTVVSAGIARKVVRLVPVGVMKG
- a CDS encoding MBL fold metallo-hydrolase RNA specificity domain-containing protein; the protein is MEIEFYGATRRVTGSCHILRAAGYTVLLDCGLVQGSREVEALNREPFPFEPSEIDAVVLSHGHIDHSGRLPLLVNRGFRGPIYTHHGTIELCEILLRDSATLSENDARFMRKHGQRDDEPLYTVDDAQRCVRQMEGVRYGERREVLPGIAVTLLDAGHILASAFVKLEITEGDATRTLVFSGDLGQYDSPILNNPDAIAYADVVLVESTYGDRLHRNFDSTVKEIGEIIETSRRDCGNILIPAFSIGRSQELLYLFGEHYREWELEQWQVFLDSPMAIEASRIYWLHEELWDAEARLFRRHMRGMPPVGNLHLTRRVEESMKINELREGAIIIAGSGMCNGGRIVHHLKRNIERPECHIIITGFQAEGTLGREIVEGRKEVRLHGRSYRVRAQLHTIGGLSAHGDRSDLLRWLKSREGSPQVMIVHGEEGVKESFKGFLRDELSVEALIPKPGDRLDLVSNELYRVESE
- the xerD gene encoding site-specific tyrosine recombinase XerD, giving the protein MPEREEPWRKTLETFLNYLTLERNFSGNTRASYLNDLGRYLAWLHECGVKPEEAAPGDIRKFIQELHEIGLEASSIARNISAIRSFHKFLLTERLATMNPAENIHQPKLARYLPSVLTIEEMATLLDAPLKRHPTSTFMLRDKAMLEFLYATGVRVSELLGLSRLNLHMDDGFVRVFGKGSKERLVPVGQTAISWMKRYLDELRPGMMSATSHDTIFLNSRGGPLSRMAAWNIVREHAVIAGIEKPISPHTFRHSFATHLLEGGADLRVVQEMLGHSSIIATQIYTHIDRSFIKEVHKTFHPRG
- the rsmB gene encoding 16S rRNA (cytosine(967)-C(5))-methyltransferase RsmB, whose protein sequence is MTARELALRVLLELDGMRKSEELLNRMHEHAGLGKNDRALAKELVAGTLKYRLQCDFIIARFYRHDYAKAATVLKHILRLGVYQLLRLDRVPKSAAVNESVKLARKFKGDHLARLVNGLLRNISKATIDLDAWTAEMPESKRLSILYSFPEWLAARWLMRYGPDATLAMLAHGNLPPATGYRINRLKANPETLLARPELSDAKRVADADGLDRFFFSKQFALLEPLLKEGLVSVQNPAQGQACLMAAPEPGSTVFDMCAAPGGKSTFMAELMENRGRIIALDRTPAKVARIASNASALGITIIEPREGDALTFDPGCAMDTILLDAPCTGTGVLGRRAELRWRTTPEKLRELAALQAAMLDRAASLLRPGGVLLYATCSVEPEENELQTEAFLKRHPEFIAEASRLTLPGSHEGFDGGFAARFRKTEG
- a CDS encoding DUF2721 domain-containing protein yields the protein MTITTIKELIPVLQTAIGPVILISGIGLLLLTMTNRLSRVIDRSRELLDEADKLFGVDRARIDREIDVLWRRARYVRSAIMLAVASCLGAATLIILLFLTSLLQIDVPLLASIVFIVSMVSLIGSLIFFLFDVNLTLSALHIEFEGHRKKS